In a genomic window of Nevskiales bacterium:
- the ispC gene encoding 1-deoxy-D-xylulose-5-phosphate reductoisomerase: protein MHGLAVLGATGTIGLNTLDVAARHPERFRILALSAHRDVARMVELCLRHRPAYAVMGDAAGAEALQAQLRGPLPGTEVLYGAAALAAVVALPEVTQVMAGIVGAAGLLPTLAAVRAGKRVLLANKEPLVMAGRLFMHELAHGNATLIPVDSEHNAIFQCLPAGYRCGMRPSGVRRIILTASGGPFRELPLAQLRGVTPEQAVRHPNWVMGRKISVDSATMMNKGLELIEAAWLFALPPERLEVMLHPQSLVHSLVEFDDGSQLAQLGQPDMRVPIANALAWPERIESGAATLDLAGAGRLDFAALDAMRYPCLDLARQALSAGGDAPAVLNAANEVAVEAFLEHRIAFTAIPEVIDRCLDALPRAPRGASDELQRILAVDAWARQEAEVQLTNLQKRPLHA, encoded by the coding sequence ATGCACGGACTCGCGGTACTCGGCGCGACCGGCACGATCGGCCTGAACACCCTCGACGTTGCCGCGCGCCATCCGGAGCGTTTCCGCATCCTGGCGCTCAGCGCGCACCGTGACGTCGCGCGCATGGTCGAACTCTGCTTGCGCCACCGCCCCGCATACGCCGTAATGGGCGATGCCGCCGGCGCCGAAGCCTTGCAGGCACAGTTGCGCGGCCCGCTGCCCGGAACCGAAGTGCTGTACGGCGCCGCCGCGCTGGCGGCGGTCGTCGCCCTGCCGGAGGTCACGCAGGTCATGGCGGGTATCGTCGGCGCAGCCGGGTTGCTGCCGACCCTGGCCGCGGTACGCGCCGGCAAGCGTGTGTTGCTGGCCAACAAAGAGCCGCTGGTGATGGCCGGCCGCCTGTTCATGCACGAACTGGCCCATGGCAACGCCACGCTGATTCCCGTCGACAGCGAGCACAACGCCATCTTCCAGTGTCTACCGGCCGGCTATCGCTGCGGCATGCGGCCGAGCGGCGTCCGGCGGATCATCCTCACGGCCTCGGGCGGGCCCTTTCGCGAGCTGCCGCTGGCGCAGCTGCGTGGCGTCACCCCGGAGCAGGCGGTTCGCCATCCGAACTGGGTGATGGGGCGGAAAATCTCGGTGGATTCCGCCACGATGATGAACAAGGGCCTGGAACTGATCGAGGCCGCGTGGCTGTTCGCGCTCCCACCCGAGCGCCTCGAAGTCATGCTGCATCCGCAGAGTCTCGTGCACTCGCTGGTGGAGTTCGATGACGGCTCGCAGCTGGCGCAGCTCGGCCAGCCCGACATGCGGGTGCCCATCGCCAATGCGCTGGCCTGGCCGGAGCGGATCGAGTCCGGTGCCGCCACGCTCGACCTGGCCGGCGCAGGACGGCTGGATTTCGCCGCGCTGGATGCCATGCGCTATCCCTGCCTGGATCTGGCACGGCAGGCCTTGAGCGCGGGCGGCGATGCACCGGCGGTGCTCAACGCGGCCAACGAAGTGGCGGTGGAGGCATTCCTCGAACACCGCATCGCCTTCACGGCGATCCCCGAGGTGATCGATCGCTGTCTCGATGCGCTGCCGCGGGCACCGCGTGGCGCCAGCGATGAACTGCAACGCATCCTGGCGGTCGATGCCTGGGCGCGACAGGAAGCCGAGGTGCAGCTGACGAATCTGCAGAAGAGGCCGCTACATGCCTGA
- a CDS encoding phosphatidate cytidylyltransferase, producing the protein MLMQRVITALILIPPVVAAVWFLPTAAIAVALALLMLIGAWEWGQLMRLRAVPLRMGYVAVVAVLLLVLYGLREHADLQRGMLGLALLWWLLAFLWVLRYPAGLRTNQPRPWLVAGIGLLLLGPAFLALVLLHARLQGPLWILFLLALIWAADTGAYFSGRSFGHHKLAVRVSPGKTWEGAAGGLLLSATVAALAGHWLFDLDGRQLLLFVLLCAGVVVFSIVGDLTESMFKRHAGVKDSGTLFPGHGGVLDRLDSLFAAAPLFLGGLLVMGL; encoded by the coding sequence ATGTTGATGCAGCGGGTGATCACTGCGCTGATCCTGATCCCGCCCGTGGTGGCCGCCGTGTGGTTCCTGCCGACTGCGGCTATCGCCGTGGCACTGGCGCTGTTGATGCTGATCGGCGCCTGGGAGTGGGGACAGCTGATGCGACTACGCGCGGTACCGCTGCGGATGGGCTATGTCGCCGTCGTGGCGGTACTGCTGCTGGTGCTATACGGGCTGCGCGAACACGCCGACCTGCAGCGTGGCATGCTGGGCCTGGCTCTGCTGTGGTGGCTGCTGGCCTTCTTGTGGGTGCTGCGCTATCCCGCAGGCCTGCGCACCAATCAGCCGCGCCCCTGGCTGGTCGCGGGCATCGGTCTGTTGCTGCTGGGGCCGGCCTTCCTGGCGCTCGTGCTGTTGCACGCACGCCTGCAGGGACCGCTGTGGATCCTGTTCCTGCTGGCGCTGATCTGGGCGGCGGATACCGGCGCGTACTTCAGTGGCCGCAGTTTCGGTCATCACAAGCTGGCCGTACGCGTAAGCCCTGGCAAGACGTGGGAAGGCGCCGCCGGTGGCCTGTTGTTGAGCGCCACGGTCGCCGCGCTGGCCGGGCACTGGCTGTTCGACCTTGACGGCCGCCAATTGCTGCTGTTCGTCCTGCTGTGCGCCGGCGTGGTGGTGTTCTCGATCGTCGGCGACCTCACGGAGAGCATGTTCAAGCGCCATGCCGGCGTGAAGGACAGCGGTACGCTGTTTCCCGGCCATGGCGGCGTGCTGGATCGGCTGGACAGCCTGTTCGCTGCGGCACCGCTGTTCCTCGGTGGGCTGCTGGTGATGGGGCTCTGA
- the frr gene encoding ribosome recycling factor, translating into MIEDAKKDAQKRMTKCVDVLRQELVKIRTGRAHPSLLDHVKVDYYGSEVPVSQCANVVAEDARTLSITPWDRGMVQAIEKAIMTSDLGLNPSTAGTVIRIILPALTEERRRELVKIVRSEGENARVAIRNVRRDSNQDLKDMLKEKMISEDELKRGEQEIQKLTDQYIAEVDRLLENKEKEMMAL; encoded by the coding sequence ATGATCGAAGACGCCAAGAAAGACGCCCAGAAGCGCATGACCAAGTGCGTGGATGTGCTGCGCCAGGAACTGGTGAAGATCCGCACCGGGCGCGCGCACCCGAGTCTGCTGGACCACGTCAAGGTGGATTATTACGGTTCCGAGGTGCCCGTCAGCCAGTGCGCCAACGTGGTGGCCGAGGACGCACGCACCCTGTCGATCACGCCCTGGGACCGTGGCATGGTACAGGCGATCGAGAAGGCCATCATGACCTCCGACCTGGGCCTCAATCCCTCCACCGCCGGCACCGTGATCCGCATCATCCTGCCGGCGCTGACCGAGGAGCGCCGCCGCGAACTGGTCAAGATCGTGCGCAGTGAGGGCGAGAACGCGCGTGTCGCGATCCGCAACGTGCGGCGCGACAGTAACCAGGACCTCAAGGACATGTTGAAGGAAAAAATGATCAGCGAGGACGAGCTCAAGCGCGGCGAGCAGGAGATCCAGAAACTGACCGATCAGTACATCGCTGAGGTGGACCGGCTGCTGGAGAACAAGGAAAAGGAGATGATGGCGCTGTGA
- the rseP gene encoding RIP metalloprotease RseP yields the protein MPEWIISIPSFIFAIAVLVAVHEWGHFWVARRLGVRVLRFSIGFGKRLWGWTGRDGTEYWISVVPLGGYVKMLDEREGPVAAEELHRAFNRQPVGARILIVAAGPLLNFLFAIAAYWVIFIIGIPGLKPLLAEVPRDSVAYSAGLRGGEEILAVEDSPIVTWNELRTELLKSALRKQTVRVQAREADGDVSVHLLSLEGQSADPEQLFPALGMNPYQPRIEPVIGTIEAGSPAQHAGLRAGDRVLAVDGLPVQDWAALVEWIRAHPDTRSQLQVLRNGETLTLPITIGAVGEGAARSGRIGAGVDVDPDLWQDLRAVRKYGPLQAIPAAVVQTWDLSVLTLKLMGRMLTGEVSWRNVSGPIQIAQFAGYTASVGLVSFLGFLALVSVSLGVLNLLPVPVLDGGHLLYYGLELVRGKPLSETAQILGQKVGLALLLALMCVAFYNDITRLLAQ from the coding sequence ATGCCTGAGTGGATCATTTCCATTCCCTCGTTCATCTTCGCGATCGCCGTTCTGGTGGCGGTGCACGAATGGGGGCATTTTTGGGTGGCGCGCCGGCTGGGTGTTCGCGTGCTGCGTTTCTCCATCGGTTTCGGCAAGCGCCTGTGGGGCTGGACCGGGCGCGACGGCACCGAGTACTGGATTTCGGTGGTGCCGCTGGGCGGTTATGTGAAGATGCTCGACGAACGCGAGGGGCCTGTGGCAGCAGAAGAGCTGCACCGCGCCTTCAATCGCCAGCCGGTCGGTGCCCGCATCCTGATCGTGGCCGCCGGACCCCTGCTCAATTTCCTGTTCGCCATCGCCGCCTACTGGGTGATCTTCATCATCGGCATCCCGGGCCTGAAGCCGCTGCTGGCCGAGGTGCCCAGGGACAGCGTGGCCTACAGCGCCGGCTTGCGCGGTGGCGAGGAAATCCTCGCCGTGGAGGACAGTCCGATCGTGACGTGGAACGAGCTGCGTACGGAGCTGCTCAAGTCGGCGCTGCGCAAGCAGACCGTGCGCGTGCAGGCACGGGAGGCGGATGGCGATGTCTCGGTTCATCTGCTGTCGCTGGAAGGCCAGTCCGCCGACCCCGAGCAGCTGTTCCCGGCGCTGGGCATGAACCCATACCAGCCGCGCATCGAGCCGGTCATCGGCACGATCGAGGCCGGTAGCCCTGCGCAACACGCCGGCCTGCGTGCCGGAGACCGCGTGCTGGCGGTGGATGGCCTGCCGGTGCAGGATTGGGCGGCGCTGGTCGAGTGGATCCGTGCCCACCCGGATACCCGGTCGCAGCTGCAGGTGTTGCGCAACGGCGAAACCCTGACGCTGCCGATCACCATCGGCGCCGTCGGCGAGGGCGCGGCGCGCAGCGGCCGCATCGGCGCCGGCGTGGATGTAGACCCGGACTTGTGGCAGGATTTGCGGGCAGTTCGTAAGTATGGGCCGCTGCAGGCAATTCCCGCTGCCGTCGTGCAGACTTGGGATCTCTCGGTGCTGACCCTCAAGCTGATGGGTCGGATGCTGACCGGCGAGGTTTCGTGGCGCAATGTCAGTGGGCCGATCCAGATCGCGCAGTTTGCGGGCTACACGGCGAGCGTCGGGCTGGTGTCATTCCTGGGCTTCCTGGCGCTGGTCAGCGTCAGCCTCGGCGTATTGAACCTGCTGCCGGTACCGGTGCTGGATGGAGGACACCTTCTGTATTACGGTCTGGAACTCGTGCGCGGCAAGCCCCTGTCGGAGACCGCCCAGATTCTGGGACAGAAGGTAGGCCTGGCGCTATTGCTGGCCCTGATGTGCGTGGCGTTCTATAACGACATCACCCGCCTGCTGGCTCAATAA
- the pyrH gene encoding UMP kinase, which produces MSQKPAYQRILLKLSGEALMGDADYGISPAVMERLAGEIGEVVRAGVQVALVVGGGNIFRGEGLARAGMDRVTGDHMGMLATVINSLALQDAIERHGMTARVMSAIRINEVCEDYIRRRAVRHLEKGRVVIFASGTGNPFFTTDSAASLRAIEIGAELMLKATKVDGIYDADPLKHPQARRYERLTYDQVLDQRLNVMDLTAIVLCRDNHLPLRVFDMNRAGDLMRIVMGAQDIGTLVEDGRS; this is translated from the coding sequence ATGTCCCAAAAACCCGCGTACCAGCGCATTCTCCTGAAACTCAGCGGCGAAGCGTTGATGGGCGATGCCGACTACGGCATTTCCCCCGCGGTCATGGAGCGTCTGGCCGGCGAGATCGGGGAGGTGGTCCGGGCCGGGGTGCAGGTGGCGCTGGTGGTCGGCGGCGGCAACATCTTCCGTGGCGAGGGCTTGGCGCGCGCCGGCATGGACCGCGTCACCGGCGACCACATGGGCATGCTGGCGACCGTGATCAACTCGCTGGCGCTGCAGGACGCCATCGAGCGTCATGGCATGACTGCGCGCGTCATGTCCGCGATCCGCATCAATGAGGTCTGCGAGGACTACATCCGCCGCCGCGCCGTTCGCCACCTGGAAAAGGGCCGCGTGGTGATCTTCGCCTCCGGCACCGGCAATCCCTTCTTTACCACCGACTCGGCGGCCAGCCTGCGCGCGATCGAGATCGGCGCCGAGCTGATGCTCAAGGCCACCAAGGTGGACGGCATCTACGATGCCGACCCGCTCAAACATCCCCAGGCCAGGCGCTACGAGCGCCTGACCTACGACCAGGTGCTCGACCAGCGCCTCAACGTGATGGACCTGACCGCGATCGTTCTCTGCCGCGACAACCACCTGCCGCTACGGGTGTTCGACATGAACCGCGCTGGCGATCTGATGCGCATCGTCATGGGCGCCCAGGACATCGGCACGCTGGTGGAAGACGGCCGGTCGTGA
- the tsf gene encoding translation elongation factor Ts, translating to MTISATLVKELRERTGSGMMECKRALEATGGDIEAAVEKMRKEGMAKADKKAGRVAAEGAVLTRISEDGQTGLILEINCETDFVAKDASFQAFCQDVAAAALKARPADLEALLALDLGGESVDQRRRGLVAKIGENIGVRRFAFVPATGGVLASYIHGGRIGVLVALTGGDAELAKDLAMHIAASSPAYVSASDVPEEVKAKEREIIAAQTADAKKPADIIAKMVEGKLRKFLNEITLLGQPFVKNPDQTVEQLLKQAGATVTAFQRYAVGEGIEKQAGDFAAEVAAAAQAAK from the coding sequence ATGACGATTTCCGCAACACTGGTGAAGGAGCTGCGCGAGCGCACCGGCTCCGGCATGATGGAATGCAAGCGCGCGCTGGAGGCGACCGGCGGCGACATCGAGGCCGCGGTCGAGAAGATGCGCAAGGAAGGCATGGCCAAGGCCGACAAGAAGGCCGGCCGCGTGGCGGCCGAAGGTGCGGTCCTGACCCGGATTTCCGAGGATGGCCAGACCGGCCTGATCCTGGAGATCAACTGCGAAACCGACTTCGTCGCCAAGGACGCCAGCTTCCAGGCCTTTTGCCAGGACGTGGCCGCAGCGGCGCTCAAGGCACGGCCCGCGGATCTGGAGGCGCTGCTGGCGCTGGATCTGGGCGGCGAGAGCGTCGATCAGCGTCGTCGTGGCCTGGTGGCCAAGATCGGCGAGAACATCGGCGTGCGCCGTTTCGCCTTCGTGCCGGCGACCGGCGGCGTGCTGGCATCCTATATCCACGGCGGCCGCATCGGCGTGCTGGTGGCCCTGACGGGCGGTGATGCGGAGCTGGCCAAGGATCTGGCGATGCACATCGCGGCCAGCAGTCCCGCCTATGTCAGCGCTTCCGACGTGCCGGAAGAGGTCAAGGCCAAGGAGCGCGAGATCATCGCGGCCCAGACCGCCGACGCCAAGAAGCCGGCTGACATCATCGCCAAAATGGTGGAAGGCAAGCTGCGCAAGTTCCTGAACGAGATCACGCTGCTCGGCCAGCCCTTCGTCAAAAACCCCGACCAGACCGTCGAGCAGCTGCTGAAGCAGGCCGGGGCTACGGTCACGGCGTTCCAGCGCTATGCGGTGGGCGAGGGGATCGAGAAGCAGGCGGGTGATTTCGCCGCCGAGGTGGCGGCGGCGGCCCAGGCGGCGAAATAG
- the uppS gene encoding polyprenyl diphosphate synthase yields MPETAPLHLPRHLAVIMDGNGRWAQRRLLPRTAGHRAGVKSTRLLVENAARRGIGIVTVFAFSSENWNRPPDEVGMLMDLFLRSLRQEAAELHENRIRLRFIGDRSAFQPLLREEMARAEALTAANDRLDLIVAVGYGGRWDIVQAARGLVAQALRGELRAEHVTEQRFAAELSLAGLPEPDLLIRTGGEQRISNFLMWHFAYTELYFCETLWPDFDEAALDQALAWYASRQRRFGRVPAPDGD; encoded by the coding sequence ATGCCCGAAACCGCGCCTTTGCACCTTCCCCGCCATCTCGCCGTGATCATGGACGGCAACGGGCGCTGGGCGCAGCGCCGGCTGTTGCCGCGAACGGCCGGGCACCGTGCCGGCGTCAAGTCCACACGGCTGCTCGTGGAGAACGCCGCGCGCCGCGGGATCGGCATCGTCACCGTCTTTGCCTTCAGCAGCGAAAACTGGAACCGCCCGCCCGACGAGGTCGGCATGCTGATGGACCTTTTTCTGCGCTCGCTCAGGCAGGAAGCCGCCGAGCTGCACGAGAACCGTATCCGCCTGCGTTTCATCGGCGACCGTTCGGCTTTCCAGCCCTTGCTGCGCGAGGAGATGGCCAGGGCCGAGGCGCTGACGGCGGCCAACGACCGGCTGGATCTGATCGTCGCGGTCGGCTATGGCGGCCGCTGGGACATCGTGCAGGCAGCGCGTGGGCTGGTGGCGCAGGCCCTGCGCGGCGAACTGCGCGCTGAGCACGTGACCGAGCAGCGCTTTGCCGCTGAGCTGAGCCTGGCCGGCCTCCCGGAGCCGGACCTGCTGATCCGTACCGGCGGCGAGCAGCGCATCAGCAATTTCCTGATGTGGCACTTCGCCTATACTGAGCTGTACTTTTGTGAAACCCTGTGGCCGGATTTCGATGAGGCGGCCCTCGACCAGGCCCTCGCGTGGTATGCCAGCCGCCAGCGCCGCTTCGGCCGCGTGCCGGCGCCGGACGGGGACTGA
- the rpsB gene encoding 30S ribosomal protein S2, whose translation MSQVTMRQLLEAGAHFGHRTRYWNPKMAPYIFGHRNKIHIINLEQTLPLLREAHNYVSRLAANGGKILFVGTKRAAREAIEAEATRCGMPYVSHRWLGGMLTNFKTVKQSIKRLTDLEQMIEEGSFNRLSKKEQQRLNRELEKLRRSLGGIKNMTSLPDALFVVDVGHENIAVQEANKLGIPVVGVVDTNNSPDGIACVIPGNDDAIRAIRVYASVIADAVIDGRGTVTTAAKDEFVEVSEDAGKARAKPRARPAAKPKAATRSRKATDKE comes from the coding sequence ATGTCGCAAGTCACCATGCGCCAGCTGCTGGAGGCCGGTGCCCATTTCGGCCATCGTACCCGCTACTGGAACCCCAAGATGGCCCCGTACATCTTCGGCCATCGCAACAAGATCCACATCATCAACCTGGAACAGACGCTGCCGCTGCTGCGCGAGGCGCACAATTACGTCAGCCGGCTGGCCGCCAACGGCGGCAAGATTCTGTTCGTCGGCACCAAGCGTGCCGCGCGCGAGGCGATCGAGGCCGAGGCCACCCGCTGCGGCATGCCCTACGTCAGCCATCGCTGGCTGGGTGGCATGCTGACCAACTTCAAGACCGTCAAGCAGTCCATCAAACGCCTGACCGATCTCGAGCAGATGATCGAGGAAGGCTCCTTCAACCGGCTCAGCAAGAAAGAACAGCAGAGGCTCAATCGCGAGCTGGAGAAGCTGCGCCGCAGTCTGGGCGGCATCAAGAACATGACCAGCCTGCCGGACGCCTTGTTCGTGGTGGACGTCGGCCACGAGAACATCGCCGTGCAGGAGGCCAACAAGCTCGGCATCCCGGTGGTGGGGGTGGTGGACACCAACAACTCGCCGGACGGCATCGCTTGCGTGATTCCCGGCAACGACGACGCCATCCGTGCCATCCGCGTCTATGCCTCGGTCATCGCCGATGCGGTGATCGACGGCCGCGGCACCGTGACCACGGCAGCCAAGGATGAGTTCGTCGAGGTCAGCGAGGACGCCGGCAAGGCCAGAGCCAAGCCACGGGCGCGCCCCGCGGCCAAGCCCAAGGCCGCGACGCGCTCGCGCAAAGCCACGGACAAGGAATGA